GCCCAAGACGTACTTCGCGGAGGTCGAGGGGCGGGTGCACCCGTCGCTCGGCAAGCAGCTGCTGAAGGGCATCGAGCTCGAGGACGGGCTCGTCACGGTCGACAGCTTCCGGATCGTCGACCAGACCGCGCAGGCGAGCCTGGTCGAGCTCGTCCTGCATGAGGGGCGCAACCGCGTTGTCCGGCGCATCTTCGACGAGGTCGGCTTCCCGGTGACGCGTCTGGTCCGCACGCAGATCGGCCCGATCAAGCTCGGGGACCTGCGCCCGGGGCGCACGCGCGTGCTCGGCAAGACAGAGCTGGGCACCCTGATGGCGCTGGTGGGAATGTGACCCAGGCGGTCGCGACGCAGGGCCCGGTGCGGGTGGTCGGCACCGGGCTCCTCGGCGCGTCCGTCGGACTGGGCCTGGCCACGCGCGGCGTCGACGTGGTTCTGCACGACCCGTCCCGCACCGCTTTGGCCCTGGCACGAGACGTGGGCGCCGGCCGCCCGGCTGCCTCCGACGACGCCGCGCCGGCCCTCGTGGTCGTGGCGGCGCCGCCGGACGTGACCGCTGACGTGGTGCGCGCCGAGCTGGCCGCCTGGCCGGACGCCGTGGTGACCGACGTCGCGAGCGTGAAGGGCTACGTCCTCGACGAGCTGCGCGCCGCCGGCGCCGACCTCAGCCGCTACGTGGGCTCCCACCCGATGGCGGGCCGCGAGCGGTCCGGGCCCGCCGCCGCCGTCCCCGACCTGTTCGTCGGGCGCCCCTGGGTGATCGCGGACTCCGGGACGTCGTCCCCGCAGGCGCTGCTCGCCGTGCGCTCGCTGGCCGTCGACCTCGGCGCGATACCCGTCGAGATGGAGGCCGCGGCGCACGACGAGGCCGTGGCCCTGGTCTCCCACGTGCCGCAGGTCGCGTCGAGCCTCGTGGCGGCGCGCCTGCGCGAGGCCTCCGAGCCGGCGCTCGGACTGGCCGGCCAAGGGCTGCGGGACGTGACGCGGCTCGCCGCGAGCGACCCGGCGCTCTGGACGTCGATCCTGGCGGCGAACGCTGAGGCCGTGGCTGCTGTGCTGCGGGACCTGCGCACGGATCTCGATGTGGTGATCGAGGCGCTCGACCTGGCCGCCGCGGCCACCGGCCCGGAGAACGTGGAGCTGGGGGCCCTCGCGAGCATCGCGCAGGCGATCGGGCAGGGGAACACCGGCGTCGCGCGGGTGCCGGGCAAGCACGGCGGCGCCGCGCGGGCCTACGAGGTCGTCACCGCCCTGGTGCCCGACGTGCCCGGCGAGCTCGCCCGACTCCTCGCGGACGTGGGCGATGCGGGCGTCAACCTGGAAGACCTCCAGCTGGAGCACTCGGCGGGCAGGCCCGTCGGCATGGCGTCGATGTCGGTGCTCCCCGGACGGTCGGAGCACCTCGAGGCGGAGCTCAGTGCCCGCGGATGGAGATTGGTGAGTTGAGCACGGAACAGCAGGACGCACGGCGCCAGCAGGCGATCGTGATCGCGATCGACGGCCCGTCGGGCTCGGGCAAGTCCAGCGTCTCGCGCATGGTCGCCGAGCGGCTGGGGCTCGCCTTCCTCGACACGGGGGCGATGTACCGGGCGGCCACATGGTGGTGCCTCGAGCGGGGCGTCCCGCTCACGGACACCGACGCGGTGGCCGCGCTGGTGCGCGAGCTGCCCCTGGTGGTCGGCGTGGACCCCGCGGCCCCCACAGTGCACGTGGGCGGCACGGACGTCGGCGAGGCGATCCGCACCACGGCGATCTCCTCGGCGGTCAGCGCCGTCGCCACGAACCTGGAGGTCCGTGCCGAGCTCGGCCGCCTGCAGCGCGAGGCCATCGCCGCCGAGCGCGTCCCGCAGTCCTTCTCCGAGGGCCGTGGCATCGTGGCGGAGGGCCGCGACATCACCACGGTGATCGCGCCGGACGCCGACGTCCGCATCCTGCTGACGGCCAGCGAGGAGGCCCGGCTCGCGCGCCGCGCCAAGGAGGTGCACGGCGCCGCCGACGCGGCCTCGGTGCAGGCCACGCGCGACCAGGTGCTGCGCCGCGACCGTGACGACTCGACGGTCTCGGCCTTCCACGTCGCAGCCGACGGCGTCGTGACCGTCGACTCGTCGGACCTCGACCTCGAGGAGACCGTCCAGGCGGTCCTCGACGTCGTGGCCCGGGTCTCCGGGCGGGTGGCACTGTGACCGTCGAGGGGACCGCGCAGGCCGCGCCGCCGCGCGAGGCGGCGCCCGTGCCGGACGAGCGCCAGGCCCGGCGCGGCCACACGCTCGGCAAGTTCTTCGCCCATGTGCTGTGGAACACCGAGGTGATCGGCGCGGAGAACGTGCCGGCCGACGGCCCCGTGCTCCTGGCCGCCAACCACTCGGGCTTCGCCGACGGGCCCGTGCTCGTGGGCGCGTCGCCCCGGCCCTCGCACGTGCTGATCAAGGCGTCGATGTTCGCCGGCGTGGTGGGGTCCGTGCTCCGCAACATCGGGCAGATACCGGTCGAGGAGGACGGCGGGCGCGGGTCGCTCGCGATGGCGCTGGGCGTGCTGCGGCGCGGCGGCGTGGTCGGCGTCTTCCCCGAGGGGAGCCGGGGCCGCGGAGATGTCGCGGACGCTCGCGCCGGAGTGGCCTGGCTGGCGATCAACGGGGGCGCCCGGGTGGTCCCTGTCGCAGTGCTCGGCACCCGCCGGACCGGGGAGCCCGTGGGCCGGATGCCAGGGCTGCGCCGGCGCCTCGTGGTGGAGTTCGGCGAGCCGTTGTCGCTCGAGCGGGCGCCCGGCACATCGGGCCGAGCCGCCGTCGCCCACGCCAACGAGGAGATCCGCGTGGCGCTGGCCGCGCTCGTCGGCTCCGCGGCGGAGCGGGCCGGCCTGCCGCTGCCCACGGACGACCCCAACCGAGAGGCTCAGGCAGCGCATTAGTCGTCCGGCCCCCGGGCAGGGGAGAATAGGCCCCATGACCGAGACCGACCCGACCGCGGGCATGCCCGACGACGCTGCCGCGACGGCAGCAGACACACCTCTGGACCCCGCACAGTCGGACGCCGCCCGCGAGGAGGCCCTGCGCGCCGGGCTCGCCGAGTACGACCTCGAGGCCGACGACCTCGCGCTCCTCGAGGGCGAGGCCGCCGCCGAGGCGGGCGAGCCCGGGGGAGCCCCGCTGCCGGTGCTGGCCGTCGTGGGCCGCCCGAACGTGGGCAAGTCCACGCTCGTCAACCGCATCCTCGGCCGCCGCCAGGCCGTCGTCGAGGACAAGCCGGGCGTGACCCGCGACCGCGTGAGCTACCCGGCGGAGTGGGCGGGCCGCAACTTCACGCTCGTCGACACCGGCGGGTGGGAGGTCGACGTCCTCGGCATCGACGCCCGCGTCGCCGAGCAGGCCGAGGTCGCGATCTCGCTGGCCGACGCGGTGCTGTTCGTCGTCGACGCCACGGTCGGGCCCACGGCCACCGACGAGCGTGTCGTGCGCCTGCTGCGCAAGTCCGGCAAGCCCGTGGTGCTGTGCGCCAACAAGGTGGACGGCCCCCGCGTGGAGGCCGACGCGACCGAGCTCTGGAGCCTGGGCCTCGGCGAGCCGCACCCCGTCTCCGCCCTGCACGGCCGAGGCACGGGCGACCTGCTCGACGCCGCGATGAAGGCGCTGCCCCAGGTCTCGCAGCACGGCACGGCGATCCCCGCGGGGGGCCCGCGCCGCGTGGCCCTGGTGGGACGGCCCAACGTCGGCAAGTCGTCGCTGCTCAACAAGATCATCGGCGCCGAGCGGGTCGTCGTC
The sequence above is a segment of the Cellulomonas chengniuliangii genome. Coding sequences within it:
- a CDS encoding lysophospholipid acyltransferase family protein, which codes for MTVEGTAQAAPPREAAPVPDERQARRGHTLGKFFAHVLWNTEVIGAENVPADGPVLLAANHSGFADGPVLVGASPRPSHVLIKASMFAGVVGSVLRNIGQIPVEEDGGRGSLAMALGVLRRGGVVGVFPEGSRGRGDVADARAGVAWLAINGGARVVPVAVLGTRRTGEPVGRMPGLRRRLVVEFGEPLSLERAPGTSGRAAVAHANEEIRVALAALVGSAAERAGLPLPTDDPNREAQAAH
- the cmk gene encoding (d)CMP kinase, coding for MEIGELSTEQQDARRQQAIVIAIDGPSGSGKSSVSRMVAERLGLAFLDTGAMYRAATWWCLERGVPLTDTDAVAALVRELPLVVGVDPAAPTVHVGGTDVGEAIRTTAISSAVSAVATNLEVRAELGRLQREAIAAERVPQSFSEGRGIVAEGRDITTVIAPDADVRILLTASEEARLARRAKEVHGAADAASVQATRDQVLRRDRDDSTVSAFHVAADGVVTVDSSDLDLEETVQAVLDVVARVSGRVAL
- a CDS encoding prephenate dehydrogenase: MTQAVATQGPVRVVGTGLLGASVGLGLATRGVDVVLHDPSRTALALARDVGAGRPAASDDAAPALVVVAAPPDVTADVVRAELAAWPDAVVTDVASVKGYVLDELRAAGADLSRYVGSHPMAGRERSGPAAAVPDLFVGRPWVIADSGTSSPQALLAVRSLAVDLGAIPVEMEAAAHDEAVALVSHVPQVASSLVAARLREASEPALGLAGQGLRDVTRLAASDPALWTSILAANAEAVAAVLRDLRTDLDVVIEALDLAAAATGPENVELGALASIAQAIGQGNTGVARVPGKHGGAARAYEVVTALVPDVPGELARLLADVGDAGVNLEDLQLEHSAGRPVGMASMSVLPGRSEHLEAELSARGWRLVS
- the der gene encoding ribosome biogenesis GTPase Der, giving the protein MTETDPTAGMPDDAAATAADTPLDPAQSDAAREEALRAGLAEYDLEADDLALLEGEAAAEAGEPGGAPLPVLAVVGRPNVGKSTLVNRILGRRQAVVEDKPGVTRDRVSYPAEWAGRNFTLVDTGGWEVDVLGIDARVAEQAEVAISLADAVLFVVDATVGPTATDERVVRLLRKSGKPVVLCANKVDGPRVEADATELWSLGLGEPHPVSALHGRGTGDLLDAAMKALPQVSQHGTAIPAGGPRRVALVGRPNVGKSSLLNKIIGAERVVVDDVAGTTRDPVDELVQLKGKTWWFVDTAGIRRRVHQSQGADFYASLRTQAAIEKSEVAVVLLDASTKLTEQDTRVISQAIEAGRAIVLAYNKWDLMDEDRRPFLEREIEQDLVQVQWAPRVNLSAKTGWHAERLVPAIERALASWETRIPTGRLNAFLGELVAAHPHPLRGGKQPRILFATQASTSPPRFVIFASGFLEAGYRRFIERRLRETFGFEGTPIEISVRVREKRKR